ctttacCAAGCTCAACAGCTCCGGCCAgttgtgatataaacaaaatgctattggctatttttaaaaaaggggaggagttGTTCGATATATGTCCCACCCTGTCTTTttattacgtcaacacattgaataatgctgggcatttcaaggcacttcagtgggcctttaagtattttgtaataataacaCTGCTTTTAAATACTactattcatttagcagatgcttaaTATGCAAAGTGACATGCAAACATCTATGCAATCTGGAGTTTTGAGTGTAATTGTGAGTTTGATTGCAATATCCTTCCATTAATTTCAGAGcttaattatttttaacatcAGCATGACATcagcatacaaaaaaaaaaaaattactttcaaAAATACCACCAActcaaaacataaaatgaaaaatgtacacCCTTTGTAACCTGGAAAAAAATGGTGTACAATTTActtaaacaattttcactcaaaaattgctAATTTTCACAaagaattacaaagaaatggcattgaattaaatgtgaaattttgaagtagaaaaactaaaataccaataatatgttttatttacaatttcaaaaaatatttttttacagtatacatAAAAACTGacaattaaacaaacattataaattataattaccTATGAACATTGTATAAATAATGGTCTTAATATGTTGTGAAGGTCTTTAAGGTTGACGAGAGCTGTGATCTCGTTGAATCGCTTGTCGAATCTGTTTTCTTCTCTGTGAGTTGCTTCATCAGCTCTTTGACTTTCTTCCTGAAGTTCTTGCCCACGATCACGTAGAGTATCGGGTTCAGCACGCTGTTGCTCAAAGCCAGGTAGGTGAATATCTGATTGGAGACATCGAGACCGGATTGAAAGCTGCATCCTCCGAGGACGCCGAAGCGCATCAGGATATCCATGAGGGTCACGAGGTGAAAGGGCACCCAACACAAGAGAAACACCAACAGCACGACCAGCACCAGGATGGTGGCTTTTCTTTCCGTGTTTTCCGCATTAAAGCGGTCGACGACTTGCTCGCTCAGGGCTCGAATGATCTTCAGTGTGCAGTAGGAGATCACCAAAATTGGGATGATGAAGCCGAGCAAAATGAGAAGGATGTCACAAACTAGGCCAACATCGGGACTCGGATAGTCCAGAATGCAAGCCGTGATGTTCAGCTCTGGGATGAATTGAGTATCCCGGAAATGAAGTGTTGGGATGTTGAGTATTAATCCAAAGCACCAAACGGCGATGCAGTTGAGCTTGGCGTATCGTGGTCGTCTCATTCTACCGCGTGACAGGGCATGGACGAGTGCAACGTAACGATCAGCGCTGACCAAAACAAGCAAGTAaacactgcaaaacatgttCATTCTGATGCCCGTGTTGACCAGACGGCACATAACTGACCCAAATCGCCATTCAAACCCATTGGCGATGTTGATCGCCCAGAACGGCAGACACAAAACCAACAGGAGGTCGGCGGCCGCCAGATTCCCGAGGTAGATTTCCGCCACCGTACATGCTTTCTTATGGAGGCCGAAGACCAGCAGGACGAAGACGTTCCCGAGAATTCCCAGCGCGCAGATGACGAACATGTAAGCAGGCTGCATGATGTACAACCAGTCCCACACTTCCCAATGCGGACACTGGGTGTCATTGGTCAGGTTGTTCCAGGAGACGGTCATAGGAGTTGTAGAAAGGATTGACAATGTTGTTGCTTTTATGTCTTGCTCCATGTTTCTgtgaagagaagagatgtttaGTGTCAgttttcacatttaattgcaCTTCTGTTTGTAATTACGactttttcttattattatcaatgttctgaactgttgtgctgctcaatatttttgtagaaactgtgataCGGTATTATTCAACAGGAAGATTTAAAGGAAGATTTCaagaaagtaatacttttattcagtagagatgcattaaattaatcaaaagtgacagtaaagacatttataatgtcacagaagattctatttcaaataaatgctgttcttttgaactttttttattatggaagcttgtttccaccaatgaataaaaaagttataattctcataattctgacttgtTTTCTCGCAATTTCAAGATTACAtcttgcagttctgacttttttctcagaattgcatgatataaactagcaattgcgagaaaaagtcagaattgcatgatataaagtagCAAaggtgttataaagtcagaattgcgagataaagtcagtctttttttctctcagaaatggactttataacttgcaatggCACAAacttgcgagaaaaaaagtcagaattgcaagagaaaagtcagaattgcgaaagaaaaaagtcagaattgcgagagaaaaagtcagaattgcgagaaaaaagttagaattgtgagagaaaaaagtcagaattgcgagagaaaaaagtcagaactgtgagaaaaaagtcacaattgcaagagaaaaaaagtcagaattgcgagagaaaaaagttagaaatgcaagagaaaaaaagtcagaattgcgagagaaaaaagtcagaattgcgagaaaaaagtcagaattgtgagagaaaaaagtcagaattgcgagaaaaaagtcagaattgcgagagaaaaaagtcagaattgcgagagaaaaaagtcagaattgtgagaaaaaagtcagaattgcgagaaaaaaatcagaattgcgagagaaaaaagtcagaattgcgagaaaaaagtcagaattgcgagagaaaaaagtcagaattgcaagagaaaaaaagtcagaattgtgagaaaaaagtcagaattgcaagagaaaaaaagtcagaattgtgagaaaaaagtcagaattgcgagaaaaaaaagtcagaattgcaagagaaaaaagccagaattgcgagagaaaaaagtcagaattgtgagaaaaaaagtcagaattgtg
This window of the Ctenopharyngodon idella isolate HZGC_01 chromosome 17, HZGC01, whole genome shotgun sequence genome carries:
- the bdkrb2 gene encoding B2 bradykinin receptor, with translation MEQDIKATTLSILSTTPMTVSWNNLTNDTQCPHWEVWDWLYIMQPAYMFVICALGILGNVFVLLVFGLHKKACTVAEIYLGNLAAADLLLVLCLPFWAINIANGFEWRFGSVMCRLVNTGIRMNMFCSVYLLVLVSADRYVALVHALSRGRMRRPRYAKLNCIAVWCFGLILNIPTLHFRDTQFIPELNITACILDYPSPDVGLVCDILLILLGFIIPILVISYCTLKIIRALSEQVVDRFNAENTERKATILVLVVLLVFLLCWVPFHLVTLMDILMRFGVLGGCSFQSGLDVSNQIFTYLALSNSVLNPILYVIVGKNFRKKVKELMKQLTEKKTDSTSDSTRSQLSSTLKTFTTY